Proteins from a single region of Amycolatopsis sp. CA-230715:
- a CDS encoding zinc ribbon domain-containing protein yields MAGQVGDPVRRCDTCGAPVSEGESFCGNCGAYLDWGKPQAPVTPPTAEAPRQEAAPVEVSRQGSAPVEPPPPGTVPPVAGTVQPGAVPSEPARPPAEQPGAVHPSKPVSKRPTVRASIGDQGTGGSDDRPCPRCGTPNAPGRRFCRRCGAVLDEVVVETERVPWWRRLRLPRFRGRRIRFPAFLVFLVVLLLVAGALVRYGPDIVTAVKDKTTTPATLTPADTTASSSAEGHPPGLAVDGFTNRFWAPAVPAPAQGQYLNAKFAKPCRLLEIVVNSGASAEREVFNTQARPAELDLTVTTEDGERKSVPVRLADQPGPQHTPVAISDMTQARFTVRTVYGGGPGKLVALGEVEFFGRC; encoded by the coding sequence ATGGCGGGACAGGTCGGCGACCCGGTGCGGCGCTGCGACACGTGCGGCGCGCCGGTCAGCGAGGGCGAATCCTTCTGCGGTAACTGCGGTGCCTACCTGGACTGGGGGAAACCGCAGGCACCGGTGACCCCGCCGACGGCGGAGGCCCCGCGGCAGGAGGCCGCGCCGGTCGAGGTGTCGCGGCAGGGGAGCGCTCCGGTCGAACCGCCGCCGCCCGGGACCGTTCCGCCGGTGGCCGGGACGGTGCAGCCCGGGGCTGTGCCGTCCGAGCCCGCGCGGCCGCCTGCCGAGCAGCCGGGCGCGGTGCATCCGAGCAAACCGGTCAGCAAGCGGCCCACCGTCCGCGCGTCGATCGGCGACCAGGGGACCGGCGGCTCCGATGACCGCCCGTGCCCCCGCTGCGGCACCCCGAACGCGCCGGGCCGCCGCTTCTGCCGCCGGTGCGGTGCGGTGCTCGACGAGGTCGTGGTGGAGACCGAGCGGGTGCCGTGGTGGCGACGGCTGCGCCTGCCCCGGTTCCGGGGGCGGCGGATCCGGTTCCCGGCGTTCCTGGTCTTCCTCGTGGTGCTGCTGCTCGTGGCGGGCGCGCTGGTCCGATATGGACCGGACATCGTCACCGCGGTGAAGGACAAGACCACCACCCCGGCCACCCTCACCCCGGCCGACACGACCGCATCGAGTTCGGCCGAAGGACATCCGCCGGGGCTGGCCGTGGACGGGTTCACCAACCGCTTCTGGGCGCCCGCGGTGCCCGCGCCCGCGCAGGGGCAGTACCTGAACGCGAAGTTCGCCAAGCCGTGCCGGTTGCTGGAGATCGTGGTGAACAGCGGGGCGTCAGCGGAACGCGAAGTGTTCAACACCCAGGCCAGGCCGGCGGAACTCGACCTCACCGTGACCACCGAGGACGGCGAGCGGAAGAGCGTCCCGGTGCGGCTCGCCGATCAGCCGGGACCGCAGCACACTCCGGTGGCGATCTCGGACATGACCCAGGCGCGGTTCACCGTGCGCACCGTTTACGGCGGCGGGCCCGGCAAACTGGTCGCACTCGGCGAAGTCGAGTTCTTCGGCCGCTGCTGA
- a CDS encoding phage tail protein — translation MRASVPGLPSRYPIGEQLPGMYAGDAFAQRFTAGLDEVLAPVLSVLDNLPAYFDPALAPEDFLALLGFWVAADRRADRESVASAVARHRWRGTARGLAERLRSEFGGEVEIADPGGVSWSETAGSPLPEPGAPVLAIRLRVADPAAVRQSEVDSVVAGSCPAHLPFSVEIGVL, via the coding sequence ATGCGCGCGTCGGTGCCGGGACTGCCCAGCCGGTACCCGATCGGCGAACAGCTGCCAGGGATGTACGCCGGCGACGCGTTCGCACAGCGGTTCACCGCGGGACTGGACGAGGTGCTGGCGCCGGTGCTGTCGGTGCTGGACAACCTGCCCGCGTACTTCGATCCGGCGCTGGCGCCGGAGGACTTCCTCGCGCTGCTGGGGTTCTGGGTGGCGGCGGATCGGCGGGCTGACCGCGAATCGGTGGCGAGCGCGGTGGCGCGCCACCGGTGGCGGGGTACCGCGCGCGGGCTCGCCGAGCGGCTGCGCTCGGAGTTCGGCGGCGAGGTCGAGATCGCCGATCCGGGCGGGGTGAGCTGGTCGGAGACCGCGGGGTCGCCGCTGCCCGAGCCCGGTGCCCCGGTGCTGGCGATCCGCCTGCGGGTGGCCGATCCCGCCGCCGTCCGTCAGTCCGAAGTGGACAGTGTGGTGGCCGGGTCCTGTCCGGCGCACCTGCCGTTCTCCGTGGAAATCGGGGTGTTGTGA
- a CDS encoding putative baseplate assembly protein: protein MNLPAPNLDDRRFQQLVDEAKRYVQQRSPEWTDHNVSDPGVTLIETFAHMVDQLIYRLNRVPERNYLAFLDLLGVRLFPPTAARADVTFWLSAPQAEPVVLRTGTEVTTLRGENDEAVSFATADELVVVPCALDRLVTSAASGAPVDRTDELRSGQDVTCFATSPAVGDTMLFGLSAAVPRCVVAVQLDSKVEGVGVDPRQPPLVWEAWNGSSWVECEVDSDGTGGLNRPGDVVLHIPATHIESVIAGTRAGWLRCRVVEPSSGQPFYSRSPTVSEADAFTIGGTIEAEHAEAVLDEIIGESEGVAGQRFPVARPPVLTDGEPVVVEVSEGDGWQEWSVVDHFGSSSAVDRHLMLDATSGEFAFGPAVREPDGAIRHYGAVPPKGAVIRVRRYRTGGGRAGNVARGAISVLASSVPFISQVENREAATGGVDGETVDAAKLRGPLALRTQERAVTVADFELLARDAAPAAARIRCVPAAEAGQGESAVRVLVVPGATADTGDELRLEQLIPPRDMLAAVAGRLDERRLVGTRVVVEPPYYQGVTVVARLRASGAPEPARRAALEALYRYLNPLRGGPDGTGWPFGRPVQFGEVHAALTGAAGVSVVDELRLFPADPITGRRGEPVTVLELSRTSLVFSYQHQVTVTEDLVARGA from the coding sequence GTGAACCTGCCTGCCCCCAACCTGGACGACCGGCGCTTCCAGCAGCTCGTCGACGAGGCCAAGCGCTACGTCCAGCAGCGCAGTCCCGAGTGGACGGACCACAACGTGTCCGATCCGGGGGTCACCCTGATCGAAACCTTCGCGCACATGGTCGATCAGCTGATCTACCGCCTCAACCGGGTGCCCGAGCGCAACTACCTGGCGTTCCTCGACCTGCTCGGGGTGCGGTTGTTCCCGCCGACCGCGGCGCGCGCCGACGTGACCTTCTGGCTTTCCGCGCCGCAGGCCGAACCGGTGGTGCTGCGGACCGGTACCGAGGTGACCACGCTGCGCGGCGAGAACGACGAAGCCGTTTCCTTCGCCACCGCGGACGAGCTGGTCGTGGTGCCGTGCGCGCTGGACAGGCTGGTGACCAGCGCGGCGTCCGGCGCCCCCGTCGACCGGACCGACGAGCTGCGCTCCGGTCAGGACGTGACCTGCTTCGCGACGTCGCCCGCGGTGGGCGACACCATGCTGTTCGGGCTGTCCGCCGCGGTGCCCCGCTGCGTGGTGGCGGTCCAGCTGGACAGCAAGGTCGAGGGCGTCGGCGTCGACCCGCGCCAGCCGCCACTGGTCTGGGAGGCGTGGAACGGCAGCAGCTGGGTGGAGTGCGAAGTGGACTCCGACGGCACCGGCGGGCTGAACCGGCCGGGGGACGTGGTGCTGCACATCCCGGCCACGCACATCGAATCGGTGATCGCGGGCACGCGCGCGGGCTGGCTGCGGTGCCGGGTGGTGGAACCGTCCTCGGGACAGCCCTTCTACTCGCGGTCGCCGACGGTCAGCGAGGCCGACGCGTTCACCATCGGCGGCACGATCGAGGCCGAGCACGCGGAGGCCGTGCTCGACGAGATCATCGGCGAATCGGAAGGCGTTGCGGGACAACGGTTCCCGGTCGCCCGGCCGCCGGTGCTCACCGACGGCGAGCCGGTGGTGGTGGAGGTCTCCGAAGGGGACGGCTGGCAGGAATGGTCCGTTGTGGACCATTTCGGTTCGTCGTCGGCCGTCGATCGGCACCTGATGCTCGATGCCACCAGCGGCGAGTTCGCCTTCGGGCCCGCGGTGCGCGAACCGGACGGCGCCATCCGGCACTACGGTGCGGTACCGCCGAAGGGCGCGGTGATCAGGGTGCGCCGCTACCGGACCGGCGGTGGCAGGGCGGGCAACGTGGCACGGGGGGCGATCTCGGTGCTGGCCAGTTCGGTGCCCTTCATCTCGCAGGTGGAGAACCGGGAAGCGGCGACCGGCGGGGTGGACGGCGAGACGGTCGACGCGGCCAAGCTGCGCGGCCCGCTGGCCCTGCGCACCCAGGAACGCGCGGTCACCGTGGCGGACTTCGAACTGCTCGCGCGCGACGCCGCGCCGGCCGCGGCCCGCATCCGGTGCGTGCCCGCGGCCGAAGCGGGCCAAGGAGAATCGGCCGTGCGGGTGCTGGTGGTGCCCGGCGCGACCGCCGACACCGGGGACGAACTGCGGCTGGAGCAACTGATCCCGCCGAGGGACATGCTGGCCGCGGTCGCCGGGCGGCTCGACGAGCGCAGGCTGGTCGGTACCAGGGTGGTCGTCGAACCGCCGTACTACCAGGGCGTGACCGTGGTGGCGCGGCTGCGCGCTTCCGGGGCGCCCGAACCGGCCCGGCGCGCGGCGCTGGAAGCGCTGTACCGGTATCTCAACCCGTTGCGGGGCGGGCCGGACGGCACCGGCTGGCCGTTCGGGCGGCCGGTGCAGTTCGGTGAGGTGCACGCCGCGCTCACCGGGGCGGCGGGGGTGTCGGTGGTCGACGAACTGCGGCTGTTCCCCGCCGATCCGATCACCGGCAGGCGCGGCGAACCGGTGACCGTGCTCGAACTTTCCCGTACCTCGCTGGTGTTCTCCTACCAGCACCAGGTCACCGTCACCGAGGATCTCGTCGCGAGGGGTGCCTGA
- a CDS encoding GPW/gp25 family protein translates to MSNQFVGRGWAFPLRVDATGAIATVGGEREIEESIRLILGTAPGERPMRPEFGCAAHDYVFAPTDGATAGRIADAVRGALERWEPRIEVDEVAVAYDEVDAGVLYLDIHYRISSTNNPRNLVFPFYVIPEHDEPSDTP, encoded by the coding sequence ATGAGCAACCAGTTCGTCGGCCGCGGCTGGGCGTTCCCGTTGCGGGTGGACGCCACCGGCGCGATCGCCACGGTCGGCGGTGAACGGGAGATCGAGGAGTCGATCCGGCTGATCCTCGGCACCGCGCCGGGGGAGCGGCCGATGCGCCCCGAGTTCGGCTGCGCGGCGCACGACTACGTGTTCGCCCCCACCGACGGCGCGACCGCGGGCAGGATCGCGGACGCGGTGCGCGGCGCGCTGGAGCGGTGGGAACCGCGCATCGAGGTGGACGAGGTGGCCGTGGCCTACGACGAGGTGGACGCCGGCGTGCTCTACCTCGACATCCACTACCGGATCAGCTCCACCAACAACCCGCGCAACCTGGTCTTCCCGTTCTACGTCATCCCCGAGCACGACGAACCGAGTGATACCCCGTGA
- a CDS encoding PAAR domain-containing protein: MPPAARSTDRTSHAGVGATGVISGVGVPNVLIEGLPAAVIGTATSCAAPIPPPHPASGTIVSGPGAAARVFIGGRVASVQGDLTSCGALIGSGARSVHFGPL, translated from the coding sequence ATGCCACCCGCGGCAAGGAGCACCGATCGGACCAGTCACGCCGGTGTCGGGGCGACCGGCGTCATCTCGGGAGTGGGGGTGCCGAACGTCCTCATCGAGGGCTTGCCCGCGGCCGTCATCGGAACGGCGACCTCGTGCGCGGCGCCGATCCCGCCACCGCATCCCGCTTCGGGAACCATCGTGAGCGGTCCGGGTGCGGCCGCCCGCGTGTTCATCGGCGGGCGGGTCGCTTCGGTGCAGGGCGACCTGACCTCGTGCGGCGCGCTGATCGGCAGTGGTGCGCGGTCGGTCCACTTCGGACCGCTGTGA